From the Deltaproteobacteria bacterium genome, the window CGAGACCGCCGTCGACCTAAGAACCCTCAAGGCCCTTTCAAGGGAAGGGATCCAATTTACCATCCTGGCCCCTCATCAGGCCAAGCGTTTCCGCCCTCTGGGTCAGAAACCATGGATTGAGGCTCAAGGGAACATCAATCCCCGGCAGCCCTATTGGTGCCATCTCCCAGGGGGACAAAAGATAGCCCTTTTTTTCTATGACGGAGGCCTTTCACACGGAATCGCTTTTCAGGATTTTCTACAGAACGGTGAAGTCCTTTTTCAGCGACTGCTTAACGGCTTTGATCCCCAATACCCCGGTCCCCAGTTGGTCCAGGTAGCAACGGACGGGGAATCCTATGGTCATCACCGTCTTTTCGGAGATATGGCTCTGGCCTATACCCTCCATTTACTGGAAAAGGATCCAACTCTTCAGGTCATCAATTATGGTTGGTTTCTGGCCCACTACCCTCCCCAATACGAAGTGGAAATCAATGAAAACACTTCCTGGAGTTGTGCCCATGGTGTCGAACGGTGGCGGGCCGATTGTGGCTGCCGTCTGGGCGGTCCGGATCAACAACAAGCCTGGCGGGCCCCCCTTCGGGAAGGCCTGGACCGCTTAAAAAACGAATTGGACCTTCTGTTTGAAAGTCGGGGGGCCTCCTTTTTGAAAGACCCCTGGCAGGCCAGGGATGCCTATATCGAGGTCCTTTTGGACCGTTCTCCGGAAACTCTGGATCGTTTTTTTGCCGATCAAGGTAAGAAAAAATCCCTTTCCCCTGGAGACCGGGTTCAAGCCCTGAAGCTTCTGGAAATGCAGCGCCACGGACTTCTGATGTTTACCAGTTGCGGCTGGTTTTTTGATGAGATCAGCGGCTTGGAAACCACCCAGATCCTGAAATATGCCGGCCGATCCATTCAACTGGCCAAAGATTTCGGAAGAGATTTAGAACCCCCTTTATTGGCCACCCTGAAAAAGGCCCCCAGTAACTTAAAGGAATTCGGGAACGGCGAAAAAGTCTGGGAAATAAAGGTCAGACCTTCGGTGATCGACCTGTCTCAAGTCCTGGCCCACTATGCCATCGGATCCATTTATCAACGGGAACAAAAGGATCGGGTCTATTGTTATCGATTGGGCCATCAGGATCAGATGATTCTCCCCCAGAACGGGTCCCACCTGGCGATTGGCCATGTTAAGATTTCTTCAACCATCACCTTGGAAGAAAAAGAGGTCATTTTTTCGGTCCTCCATTTTGGGGGGGTGGATTTTCAATGTCTTTTAAAACCCTTTGAAACCGACCAGGGATATGAGGCCCTGAAAAAAGAGATCCTGACCCTTTATAAGAAGACTTCTCTGGGTGACGTCTACGACCGGCTTAAGGGAATCTTCGACCCCAACCGATTCTATTTAAAGGATCTGTTTTCAGAAGAAAGGCAAAAACTGATTAACCTCCTCCTCCGGGAACGCATGGAAAATCATATCCTTTTATTGGAAGAATGGGTCAAGGAAGATACCGGGACCCTGATTAAATTAGTGGATATGGGGGTGAGTCTCCCTAAACCCATTGAGGTGGCCTTGACCTTGATTCTGGACCGGACCTTACAAAAAGGGATCGATGAAGCCTTTGCCGGTTCAAAACGACTGGAAGGGTTACAGGAATTTTTCCATCGCTCCCAAGAGCTGGGGTATCCCCTGACCAAAGAACTGATACAGCAACGGATCCAAAGAAGGATCGAAAAGGCCATAAAACAATTAAGGGAATATCCAGAGCCGGATCGACTTTTTACGGCTATCCAAAAGGTGATTCAGACCTGTCATCTCTTTGAACTCCCTCTCAATCTTTGGAAGATTCAAAACAGTTTTTTAGATGCCTGTAATGACCTTCCCCGGAACCGTCCTGAGTATCGGGAACGGTATAAGGCCTTTGCCCGGGAAATCGATATCCCCTCAGATGTCATCGGCTGGGGGGCGGAATGAAAAAACAGCTCGATTCCCTGGCAAAAGGAGAACACTCCGAGCCCCACCGGGTCCTGGGGGGGCATCCCTATCATCAGGGGGAAAAGGCGGGGGTAATCATCCGGGCTTTTCACCCCGATGCCCTGGAAACCACCCTTTTCCTGGAAGACCAATCAGTAGCCATGGCCCGGATTCACCCAGGAGGGATCTTCGAAGCCGACCTGGATGATATCCCCTGGCCCGTTCCCTATCGTTTCCGTTTCTCCTTTCAAGATGGCCGTTTTTGGGAAACCGAAGACCCTTACCGTTTTCTTCCCACCCTGGGAGACATGGACCTCCACCTTTTTAACGAAGGCAATCACTTGAAACTCTATGAAATCCTGGGTGCCCATCTGCGGACCATGGACGAGGTCTCCGGAGTTTCCTTTGCCGTCTGGGCCCCCAATGCCCTGAGGGTAAGTCTCCTGGGAGAGTTCAACCAATGGGATGGCCGCCTTTTCCCCATGCGAGTCATGGGCAGTTCCGGGATTTGGGAACTCTTTGTGCCGGGGCTCAGGCCCGGACTTCTCTACAAATTCGAGATCAAGACCCGGGAAGGCCACCTCCGAATTAAGACCGATCCCCTGGCCTTTTCCATGGAGATTCCTCCGGCCATGTGTGCCCGGATCTGGGACCTTTCAGAGTACCAATGGGGGGATGACCTGTGGATGGAGAAGCGGGCCGGCGTCAATCTCCGCACCGCACCGGTAGCCATCTATGAATGCCATTTGGGTTCGTTTCGCCAGGTCCTGGAAGAAAAAAATCGACCTCTGACCTACCGGGAGGTCGCTCCATATTTGATTAAAGAGATGAAGCAATATGGATTTACCCATCTGGAACTATTGCCCATAGCCGAGCACCCCTTTAACGGCTCCTGGGGGTATCAGGTTACCGGCTATTTTGCCCCGACCAGCCGCTATGGGACCCCGGATGATTTTCGGTACTTAGTGGATGCCTGTCATCAGGCCGGCCTGGGGGTTATCCTGGACTGGGTGCCGGCCCATTTTCCCAAGGACGATTACGGCCTGCGCTGGTTTGACGGCACGGCCCTTTACGAACACGCCGATCCCCGAAAAGGGGAACATCAGGACTGGGGCACCCTGATTTTTAATTTCGGAAGGAATGAGGTCCGGAATTTTCTCCTGGCCAACGCCCTTTTCTGGCTGGACCAATATCATATAGATGGTTTGAGGGTGGATGCCGTGGCCTCCATGATTTACCTCGACTACAGCCGCAAAGAAGGGGAATGGGTCCCCAATCCATTTGGAGGCCGGGAGAATTTGGAGGCCATCTCTTTTTTAAAAACCTTAAACGAAAAGGTTTACGGTCTCTTCCCCGGAAGCTTCACCATGGCCGAGGAGTCCACGGATTGGAGCGGGATAACCGCCCCGGTCTATCTGAACGGCCTGGGTTTCGGCTTTAAATGGAATATGGGCTGGATGCACGATACCTTGCTCTATTTTTCCAAAGATCCGGTCCACCGCAGCTTTCATCACAACCAGTTGACCTTTTCCATGCTCTATGCCTATTCGGAAAATTTTATCCTGCCTCTTTCCCATGATGAAGTGGTGCATGGAAAGGGTTCTTTATTTTCCAAGATGCCTGGTGATACCTGGCAAAAATTCGCCAATCTGAGGACTCTGCTGGGTTATATGTATACCCATCCCGGTAAAAAACTGTTATTCATGGGAACCGAGCTGGCCATGGAGCGGGAATGGGATCATGACCAAAGCCTGGATTGGCATCTGGAACAAGATCCCCTGAGACAGGGATTAAAAAGGTTCATGACCGATCTGGGGAAGCTTTACATTGAGGAACCGGCCCTCTGGGAAAAAGATCACCAACCCGAAGGATTTCGCTGGATCGATTGCCAGGACTGGCAGCAATCCGTGGTTTCCTATATCCGGAGATCTAAGGAAAGCTGGGTGGTGGTCGTCGTCAACCTGACGCCGGTCCCCCGTTTTGGATACCGCATCGGGGTTCCTTTCGCCCCTTATTACCGGGAAGCAATCAACAGCGATTCCGAGTGGTACGGTGGGAGCAATCTGGGCAATTGCGGCCTGATTCATACCGAACCCCGGCCATTCCATTCGTATTCCCAATCCCTCTTGCTAACCCTGCCCCCTCTATCCTGCCTTATCCTCCTGCAGGGAAAAGACTAATAAAAACTATTTGAAATTAGATTTCTTGGATTCGGTCCTCCAGAATTTTAAGGGGAGGTATTATTAATAAAGATCCAGTATCCAGTATCGCTTAAGGCAAGAGCCAATTTCCCTTGACAGGTCCGGCGAAATATAGTTAATTAAATTTATGATTAAATTTAAGGAGAAGAATACCTTATTATGGGACATTTTAAAATTAATGAAAAAGACCCTCTTTTTATCCTCAAAGACCAGTTGAACTACGGCAGCCTCTGCCGGCTGGAGCGTTATAAGGATTTGGATGAGGAGACGCTGGATATGCTGGTCAGCGAAGCCTTGAAATTCGCCCGAGGGGTGGTGGAACCCCTTCAGGAAATCGGCGAACGATG encodes:
- a CDS encoding DUF3536 domain-containing protein; this translates as MEAIEKEESASPYHDWNERITDECYAPNARSRIQDKKGKIIRISNNYEKISFNFGPTLLSWMEEKAPITLKGIQQADRLAQERYEGHGNALAQAYNHLILPLAKERDKLTQIRWGKADFYKRFGRSPEGMWLPETAVDLRTLKALSREGIQFTILAPHQAKRFRPLGQKPWIEAQGNINPRQPYWCHLPGGQKIALFFYDGGLSHGIAFQDFLQNGEVLFQRLLNGFDPQYPGPQLVQVATDGESYGHHRLFGDMALAYTLHLLEKDPTLQVINYGWFLAHYPPQYEVEINENTSWSCAHGVERWRADCGCRLGGPDQQQAWRAPLREGLDRLKNELDLLFESRGASFLKDPWQARDAYIEVLLDRSPETLDRFFADQGKKKSLSPGDRVQALKLLEMQRHGLLMFTSCGWFFDEISGLETTQILKYAGRSIQLAKDFGRDLEPPLLATLKKAPSNLKEFGNGEKVWEIKVRPSVIDLSQVLAHYAIGSIYQREQKDRVYCYRLGHQDQMILPQNGSHLAIGHVKISSTITLEEKEVIFSVLHFGGVDFQCLLKPFETDQGYEALKKEILTLYKKTSLGDVYDRLKGIFDPNRFYLKDLFSEERQKLINLLLRERMENHILLLEEWVKEDTGTLIKLVDMGVSLPKPIEVALTLILDRTLQKGIDEAFAGSKRLEGLQEFFHRSQELGYPLTKELIQQRIQRRIEKAIKQLREYPEPDRLFTAIQKVIQTCHLFELPLNLWKIQNSFLDACNDLPRNRPEYRERYKAFAREIDIPSDVIGWGAE
- the glgB gene encoding 1,4-alpha-glucan branching protein GlgB — encoded protein: MKKQLDSLAKGEHSEPHRVLGGHPYHQGEKAGVIIRAFHPDALETTLFLEDQSVAMARIHPGGIFEADLDDIPWPVPYRFRFSFQDGRFWETEDPYRFLPTLGDMDLHLFNEGNHLKLYEILGAHLRTMDEVSGVSFAVWAPNALRVSLLGEFNQWDGRLFPMRVMGSSGIWELFVPGLRPGLLYKFEIKTREGHLRIKTDPLAFSMEIPPAMCARIWDLSEYQWGDDLWMEKRAGVNLRTAPVAIYECHLGSFRQVLEEKNRPLTYREVAPYLIKEMKQYGFTHLELLPIAEHPFNGSWGYQVTGYFAPTSRYGTPDDFRYLVDACHQAGLGVILDWVPAHFPKDDYGLRWFDGTALYEHADPRKGEHQDWGTLIFNFGRNEVRNFLLANALFWLDQYHIDGLRVDAVASMIYLDYSRKEGEWVPNPFGGRENLEAISFLKTLNEKVYGLFPGSFTMAEESTDWSGITAPVYLNGLGFGFKWNMGWMHDTLLYFSKDPVHRSFHHNQLTFSMLYAYSENFILPLSHDEVVHGKGSLFSKMPGDTWQKFANLRTLLGYMYTHPGKKLLFMGTELAMEREWDHDQSLDWHLEQDPLRQGLKRFMTDLGKLYIEEPALWEKDHQPEGFRWIDCQDWQQSVVSYIRRSKESWVVVVVNLTPVPRFGYRIGVPFAPYYREAINSDSEWYGGSNLGNCGLIHTEPRPFHSYSQSLLLTLPPLSCLILLQGKD